A window of the Lactuca sativa cultivar Salinas chromosome 5, Lsat_Salinas_v11, whole genome shotgun sequence genome harbors these coding sequences:
- the LOC111892616 gene encoding mechanosensitive ion channel protein 10 isoform X1: MEKEADGDEVVVEITAVEAKSKNGELEGIEPPPVSVSTIIQPLQIQSNQDPNLISSIAQSPYPKPKSRLVEPPFPTNRKIANEKITPTASPSSQKPKTPKTSTPITPKTPLIASPQEQDADDDDDDAYFTKVLQSKKKKRPKKMKVLVSIEFSLFVCVTIILILSRTVDKLKNSEIWSLGLWKWCVLVMAIFCGRLFSEWFTNGVVFLIEREFLLKKKVLYFVYSLQKSVRVFIWLGLILLTWGLLINRGVHRSRNTTKVLNYITRGIASTLVGSGAWILKTLFVKFLASKFHVKIFFDRIQESIFHQYVLQTLSGPPLMDDFEMSFKNSTERVVEEKKEEKVLDVKKLNKMKRRKVSAWTMKGLIKVIRKSGFSTLSNALEESEDVVGKDEQKDDGKITCEWEAVNVGYAIFANVAPHGEKYIKEEDLLRFMNNDDVKKVLPLFEGAAETGKIKKKSFNFWVVIKLVNVYKERKFLALSLKDTKTAIEELNKLVSGFTVFVLIIIWFLLMGIASTEVLLFISSQLLLGIFMFGNSAKTAFEAIIFVFVMHPFDVGDRCVIDGVQVVVEEVNILTTVFLRYDNEKIYYPNSILATKAISNFNRSPEMSDSVEFDVDVSTSIENILALKAKIKTYIDSKPRLWRPKHSVRVREIEDVNKMKMSLYVTHTINFQNHEEKSERRSNLVLELKNIFEELGIKYHLLPQEVLIRYVGSASPPATTATRLS, translated from the exons ATGGAAAAAGAGGCAGATGGTGATGAGGTGGTAGTAGAGATTACAGCTGTTGAAGCGAAGTCGAAAAATGGGGAGCTTGAGGGCATTGAGCCACCACCTGTTTCTGTTTCTACTATTATTCAGCCTCTTCAAATTCAATCAAATCAAGATCCGAATCTTATTTCATCAATAGCACAATCCCCCTACCCAAAGCCAAAATCAAGACTCGTTGAGCCACCATTTCCAACCAATCGGAAGATCGCAAATGAGAAAATAACTCCAACTGCTTCCCCTTCTTCTCAAAAACCAAAAACCCCAAAAACGTCGACCCCAATAACACCTAAAACACCATTAATCGCATCACCACAAGAACAAGACGCCGACGACGACGACGATGATGCGTATTTCACTAAAGTTCTTCAATCCAAGAAAAAGAAACGACCCAAGAAAATGAAGGTTTTGGTTTCAATCGAGTTCAGTTTATTCGTTTGCGTAACGATAATTTTAATTTTAAGTAGAACTGTGGATAAACTAAAGAATTCCGAGATTTGGAGTTTAGGATTATGGAAATGGTGTGTTTTGGTAATGGCGATTTTCTGTGGTCGTTTATTTTCCGAGTGGTTTACGAATGGTGTGGTTTTCTTAATAGAACGTGAATTCTTACTTAAAAAGAAAGTTTTATACTTTGTTTACAGCTTACAAAAAAGTGTTCGGGTTTTCATCTGGTTAGGTTTGATTCTATTAACATGGGGTTTGTTAATTAATCGAGGTGTTCATAGATCAAGAAACACAACCAAAGTTCTAAATTATATCACTAGAGGGATTGCTTCTACACTCGTGGGTTCTGGTGCATGGATTTTAAAGACTCTTTTTGTAAAATTCTTAGCTTCTAAATTTCACGTGAAGATATTTTTTGATAGGATTCAAGAATCTATCTTCCATCAATATGTTCTTCAGACGCTTTCAGGGCCTCCATTGATGGATGATTTTGAAATGAGTTTTAAAAATTCTACAGAAAGGGTAGTAGAAGAAAAGAAGGAGGAAAAGGTTCTTGATGTGAAAAAGCTGAATAAAATGAAACGTAGGAAGGTGTCTGCTTGGACAATGAAAGGGTTGATTAAAGTTATAAGAAAATCGGGATTCTCTACACTTTCTAATGCACTTGAGGAAAGTGAAGATGTTGTGGGAAAAGATGAACAAAAGGATGATGGGAAAATTACTTGTGAGTGGGAAGCTGTCAATGTTGGTTATGCAATATTTGCAAATGTAGCTCCACATGGAGAGAA GTACATCAAAGAGGAGGATCTTTTGCGTTTTATGAACAACGATGATGTGAAGAAAGTGCTTCCATTGTTTGAAGGAGCAGCGGAAACTGGAAAGATCAAGAAGAAATCGTTTAATTTTTGGGTGGTAATTAAATTA GTGAATGTGTATAAGGAGCGAAAATTTCTGGCACTTTCTCTAAAGGATACAAAAACAGCCATAGAGGAGCTAAACAAGCTTGTTTCAGGGTTCACAGTATTTGTACTTATAATAATATGGTTCCTTTTAATGGGTATTGCTTCAACGGAAGTGTTGCTTTTCATCTCATCCCAGCTTTTGCTTGGGATTTTCATGTTTGGGAACTCTGCTAAGACAGCATTCGAAGCCATAATATTTGTGTTTGTAATGCACCCATTTGATGTAGGTGATCGTTGTGTTATTGATGGTGTTCAG GTCGTTGTAGAAGAAGTAAACATTTTGACAACTGTGTTCTTGAGATATGATAATGAGAAGATTTACTACCCGAATTCAATCTTGGCTACAAAAGCCATAAGCAATTTCAATCGAAGCCCAGAAATGAGTGATTCTGTGGAGTTTGATGTTGATGTTTCCACTTCAATCGAGAACATCTTGGCTCTAAAAGCTAAAATTAAAAC GTACATAGATAGCAAACCCCGACTATGGCGCCCAAAGCACAGTGTTAGGGTTAGGGAGATCGAGGATGTGAACAAGATGAAAATGAGCCTCTACGTAACTCATACGATTAACTTTCAGAACCACGAAGAGAAAAGCGAAAGAAGATCAAACCTCGTGCTGGAGCTGAAGAACATCTTCGAAGAACTTGGAATCAAGTatcatcttcttcctcaagaAGTTCTGATTAGATATGTCGGCTCTGCATCGCCACCAGCCACCACCGCCACACGGTTGTCGTGA
- the LOC111892616 gene encoding mechanosensitive ion channel protein 10 isoform X2 gives MEKEADGDEVVVEITAVEAKSKNGELEGIEPPPVSVSTIIQPLQIQSNQDPNLISSIAQSPYPKPKSRLVEPPFPTNRKIANEKITPTASPSSQKPKTPKTSTPITPKTPLIASPQEQDADDDDDDAYFTKVLQSKKKKRPKKMKVLVSIEFSLFVCVTIILILSRTVDKLKNSEIWSLGLWKWCVLVMAIFCGRLFSEWFTNGVVFLIEREFLLKKKVLYFVYSLQKSVRVFIWLGLILLTWGLLINRGVHRSRNTTKVLNYITRGIASTLVGSGAWILKTLFVKFLASKFHVKIFFDRIQESIFHQYVLQTLSGPPLMDDFEMSFKNSTERVVEEKKEEKVLDVKKLNKMKRRKVSAWTMKGLIKVIRKSGFSTLSNALEESEDVVGKDEQKDDGKITCEWEAVNVGYAIFANVAPHGEKYIKEEDLLRFMNNDDVKKVLPLFEGAAETGKIKKKSFNFWVVNVYKERKFLALSLKDTKTAIEELNKLVSGFTVFVLIIIWFLLMGIASTEVLLFISSQLLLGIFMFGNSAKTAFEAIIFVFVMHPFDVGDRCVIDGVQVVVEEVNILTTVFLRYDNEKIYYPNSILATKAISNFNRSPEMSDSVEFDVDVSTSIENILALKAKIKTYIDSKPRLWRPKHSVRVREIEDVNKMKMSLYVTHTINFQNHEEKSERRSNLVLELKNIFEELGIKYHLLPQEVLIRYVGSASPPATTATRLS, from the exons ATGGAAAAAGAGGCAGATGGTGATGAGGTGGTAGTAGAGATTACAGCTGTTGAAGCGAAGTCGAAAAATGGGGAGCTTGAGGGCATTGAGCCACCACCTGTTTCTGTTTCTACTATTATTCAGCCTCTTCAAATTCAATCAAATCAAGATCCGAATCTTATTTCATCAATAGCACAATCCCCCTACCCAAAGCCAAAATCAAGACTCGTTGAGCCACCATTTCCAACCAATCGGAAGATCGCAAATGAGAAAATAACTCCAACTGCTTCCCCTTCTTCTCAAAAACCAAAAACCCCAAAAACGTCGACCCCAATAACACCTAAAACACCATTAATCGCATCACCACAAGAACAAGACGCCGACGACGACGACGATGATGCGTATTTCACTAAAGTTCTTCAATCCAAGAAAAAGAAACGACCCAAGAAAATGAAGGTTTTGGTTTCAATCGAGTTCAGTTTATTCGTTTGCGTAACGATAATTTTAATTTTAAGTAGAACTGTGGATAAACTAAAGAATTCCGAGATTTGGAGTTTAGGATTATGGAAATGGTGTGTTTTGGTAATGGCGATTTTCTGTGGTCGTTTATTTTCCGAGTGGTTTACGAATGGTGTGGTTTTCTTAATAGAACGTGAATTCTTACTTAAAAAGAAAGTTTTATACTTTGTTTACAGCTTACAAAAAAGTGTTCGGGTTTTCATCTGGTTAGGTTTGATTCTATTAACATGGGGTTTGTTAATTAATCGAGGTGTTCATAGATCAAGAAACACAACCAAAGTTCTAAATTATATCACTAGAGGGATTGCTTCTACACTCGTGGGTTCTGGTGCATGGATTTTAAAGACTCTTTTTGTAAAATTCTTAGCTTCTAAATTTCACGTGAAGATATTTTTTGATAGGATTCAAGAATCTATCTTCCATCAATATGTTCTTCAGACGCTTTCAGGGCCTCCATTGATGGATGATTTTGAAATGAGTTTTAAAAATTCTACAGAAAGGGTAGTAGAAGAAAAGAAGGAGGAAAAGGTTCTTGATGTGAAAAAGCTGAATAAAATGAAACGTAGGAAGGTGTCTGCTTGGACAATGAAAGGGTTGATTAAAGTTATAAGAAAATCGGGATTCTCTACACTTTCTAATGCACTTGAGGAAAGTGAAGATGTTGTGGGAAAAGATGAACAAAAGGATGATGGGAAAATTACTTGTGAGTGGGAAGCTGTCAATGTTGGTTATGCAATATTTGCAAATGTAGCTCCACATGGAGAGAA GTACATCAAAGAGGAGGATCTTTTGCGTTTTATGAACAACGATGATGTGAAGAAAGTGCTTCCATTGTTTGAAGGAGCAGCGGAAACTGGAAAGATCAAGAAGAAATCGTTTAATTTTTGGGTG GTGAATGTGTATAAGGAGCGAAAATTTCTGGCACTTTCTCTAAAGGATACAAAAACAGCCATAGAGGAGCTAAACAAGCTTGTTTCAGGGTTCACAGTATTTGTACTTATAATAATATGGTTCCTTTTAATGGGTATTGCTTCAACGGAAGTGTTGCTTTTCATCTCATCCCAGCTTTTGCTTGGGATTTTCATGTTTGGGAACTCTGCTAAGACAGCATTCGAAGCCATAATATTTGTGTTTGTAATGCACCCATTTGATGTAGGTGATCGTTGTGTTATTGATGGTGTTCAG GTCGTTGTAGAAGAAGTAAACATTTTGACAACTGTGTTCTTGAGATATGATAATGAGAAGATTTACTACCCGAATTCAATCTTGGCTACAAAAGCCATAAGCAATTTCAATCGAAGCCCAGAAATGAGTGATTCTGTGGAGTTTGATGTTGATGTTTCCACTTCAATCGAGAACATCTTGGCTCTAAAAGCTAAAATTAAAAC GTACATAGATAGCAAACCCCGACTATGGCGCCCAAAGCACAGTGTTAGGGTTAGGGAGATCGAGGATGTGAACAAGATGAAAATGAGCCTCTACGTAACTCATACGATTAACTTTCAGAACCACGAAGAGAAAAGCGAAAGAAGATCAAACCTCGTGCTGGAGCTGAAGAACATCTTCGAAGAACTTGGAATCAAGTatcatcttcttcctcaagaAGTTCTGATTAGATATGTCGGCTCTGCATCGCCACCAGCCACCACCGCCACACGGTTGTCGTGA
- the LOC111892616 gene encoding mechanosensitive ion channel protein 10 isoform X3, which produces MEKEADGDEVVVEITAVEAKSKNGELEGIEPPPVSVSTIIQPLQIQSNQDPNLISSIAQSPYPKPKSRLVEPPFPTNRKIANEKITPTASPSSQKPKTPKTSTPITPKTPLIASPQEQDADDDDDDAYFTKVLQSKKKKRPKKMKVLVSIEFSLFVCVTIILILSRTVDKLKNSEIWSLGLWKWCVLVMAIFCGRLFSEWFTNGVVFLIEREFLLKKKVLYFVYSLQKSVRVFIWLGLILLTWGLLINRGVHRSRNTTKVLNYITRGIASTLVGSGAWILKTLFVKFLASKFHVKIFFDRIQESIFHQYVLQTLSGPPLMDDFEMSFKNSTERVVEEKKEEKVLDVKKLNKMKRRKVSAWTMKGLIKVIRKSGFSTLSNALEESEDVVGKDEQKDDGKITCEWEAVNVGYAIFANVAPHGEKYIKEEDLLRFMNNDDVKKVLPLFEGAAETGKIKKKSFNFWVVIKLVNVYKERKFLALSLKDTKTAIEELNKLVSGFTVFVLIIIWFLLMGIASTEVLLFISSQLLLGIFMFGNSAKTAFEAIIFVFVMHPFDVGDRCVIDGVQVVVEEVNILTTVFLRYDNEKIYYPNSILATKAISNFNRSPEMSDSVEFDVDVSTSIENILALKAKIKTKQGMKVDVLGIDNGGRISDLTYQLQT; this is translated from the exons ATGGAAAAAGAGGCAGATGGTGATGAGGTGGTAGTAGAGATTACAGCTGTTGAAGCGAAGTCGAAAAATGGGGAGCTTGAGGGCATTGAGCCACCACCTGTTTCTGTTTCTACTATTATTCAGCCTCTTCAAATTCAATCAAATCAAGATCCGAATCTTATTTCATCAATAGCACAATCCCCCTACCCAAAGCCAAAATCAAGACTCGTTGAGCCACCATTTCCAACCAATCGGAAGATCGCAAATGAGAAAATAACTCCAACTGCTTCCCCTTCTTCTCAAAAACCAAAAACCCCAAAAACGTCGACCCCAATAACACCTAAAACACCATTAATCGCATCACCACAAGAACAAGACGCCGACGACGACGACGATGATGCGTATTTCACTAAAGTTCTTCAATCCAAGAAAAAGAAACGACCCAAGAAAATGAAGGTTTTGGTTTCAATCGAGTTCAGTTTATTCGTTTGCGTAACGATAATTTTAATTTTAAGTAGAACTGTGGATAAACTAAAGAATTCCGAGATTTGGAGTTTAGGATTATGGAAATGGTGTGTTTTGGTAATGGCGATTTTCTGTGGTCGTTTATTTTCCGAGTGGTTTACGAATGGTGTGGTTTTCTTAATAGAACGTGAATTCTTACTTAAAAAGAAAGTTTTATACTTTGTTTACAGCTTACAAAAAAGTGTTCGGGTTTTCATCTGGTTAGGTTTGATTCTATTAACATGGGGTTTGTTAATTAATCGAGGTGTTCATAGATCAAGAAACACAACCAAAGTTCTAAATTATATCACTAGAGGGATTGCTTCTACACTCGTGGGTTCTGGTGCATGGATTTTAAAGACTCTTTTTGTAAAATTCTTAGCTTCTAAATTTCACGTGAAGATATTTTTTGATAGGATTCAAGAATCTATCTTCCATCAATATGTTCTTCAGACGCTTTCAGGGCCTCCATTGATGGATGATTTTGAAATGAGTTTTAAAAATTCTACAGAAAGGGTAGTAGAAGAAAAGAAGGAGGAAAAGGTTCTTGATGTGAAAAAGCTGAATAAAATGAAACGTAGGAAGGTGTCTGCTTGGACAATGAAAGGGTTGATTAAAGTTATAAGAAAATCGGGATTCTCTACACTTTCTAATGCACTTGAGGAAAGTGAAGATGTTGTGGGAAAAGATGAACAAAAGGATGATGGGAAAATTACTTGTGAGTGGGAAGCTGTCAATGTTGGTTATGCAATATTTGCAAATGTAGCTCCACATGGAGAGAA GTACATCAAAGAGGAGGATCTTTTGCGTTTTATGAACAACGATGATGTGAAGAAAGTGCTTCCATTGTTTGAAGGAGCAGCGGAAACTGGAAAGATCAAGAAGAAATCGTTTAATTTTTGGGTGGTAATTAAATTA GTGAATGTGTATAAGGAGCGAAAATTTCTGGCACTTTCTCTAAAGGATACAAAAACAGCCATAGAGGAGCTAAACAAGCTTGTTTCAGGGTTCACAGTATTTGTACTTATAATAATATGGTTCCTTTTAATGGGTATTGCTTCAACGGAAGTGTTGCTTTTCATCTCATCCCAGCTTTTGCTTGGGATTTTCATGTTTGGGAACTCTGCTAAGACAGCATTCGAAGCCATAATATTTGTGTTTGTAATGCACCCATTTGATGTAGGTGATCGTTGTGTTATTGATGGTGTTCAG GTCGTTGTAGAAGAAGTAAACATTTTGACAACTGTGTTCTTGAGATATGATAATGAGAAGATTTACTACCCGAATTCAATCTTGGCTACAAAAGCCATAAGCAATTTCAATCGAAGCCCAGAAATGAGTGATTCTGTGGAGTTTGATGTTGATGTTTCCACTTCAATCGAGAACATCTTGGCTCTAAAAGCTAAAATTAAAAC GAAACAAGGAATGAAGGTAGATGTTTTGGGGATTGACAATGGGGGAAGAATTTCAGATCTAACTTATCAATTGCAGACCTAA